The stretch of DNA AGATAAGGTGGTCCTATTCTCCTGGCCCTGTTTTCTAGCCAACAAGACATCTCCAACATCTGGGGAGGGGACCCGCCCAGGAGGTGTCATCCATGTGTATGGGGACGACAGCAGTGACAAGGCAGCCAGCAGCTTCATCCCCTACTGCTCCATGGCTCAGGCTCAGCTCTGCTTCCATGGACACCGTGATGCTGTCAAATTTTTTGTCTCTGTGCCAGGTACATAGATGATCTTTAGCCTCTTTGCCCACTGTGCTACCGTAGCACAGCTCTGACCGTTTCAGGAGGCTATAGCCCTGAGATTCCTCTGCCCACCACAGGAAATGTACTTGCCACTCTGAATGGCAGTGTGCTAGACAGCCCATCAGAGGGTCCTGGGCCTGCTGCACCTGCTGCAGATTCTGAGGGCCAGAAGTTGAAGAATGCGCTGGTGCTGAGTGGTGGTGAAGGTTACATTGACTTCCGCATTGGTAAGTCGGCACAAGCTAGAGGTAGGGcttggtgtgggtgtgtgggggagtCCTCATGACTGCCAATCCTCCAGGGGACGGCGAGGATGATGAAACAGAGGAAGTTGCCGGGGATGTGAACCAGGTGAAGCCCGTGTTGTCCAAGGCTGAGCGCAGCCACATCATCGTGTGGCAGGTTTCCTACACCCCTGAGTGAGAACCTGCCCTGCCTGATGCCAACTGTACATAGGACCCTACCTGCCTGCCCCCCCGCCTGTTCCCTGGGGCAGTCAGGTTCGTCCATCCCCTTTTAACCTCTCAACTTGCAGCTTTTGCCTGAGGTCCAGCCCCCAGCTGTTAGAGAGGGGTGAAGCAAGTTTGGGGagtgagacaggaggaggagagccTCTGGGACACCCTCTCTCCAGCAGCTCCTGGCCCTGGCCAACACCCAGCCCCAGTGAAGTCCCAGGGGCCCCTCAGGGCAAGTCAGGACCAAGATTGCTATGGGCAGCTCCCACAGGGGCCCTGGCAGGAGCGGGAGCCGCATACTGCCTAGTCTTCCCCAAGTCTACTTGCTTTGCATGCAGCCCTGAGGGACCCAGGCCTAGCCACTGTCCTCTGCCCAGAAGCAAGGCTAGAACTGTCTGGATTCTGGGACCTCAGCCAGCCTTCTCTGGAATTTTCCCTATCTCCAAACTTACATTCCCTTGGCCCCAGCCTGGGTCTTACCTGGGAACCTGGCATGAAAGCTCAGGGCCGTCCTCCCTGGGCAGCTGCTTCAAAAGATGACAAATACCCATTAACCCAAGGGATCCCAAGATTGTCCAGCCCCTCATAGACCAGTGGACCCTAGTGCCCTGCCCCTCTCAGAAGCCCCAAGGGTAGAATTTCTCAGGCTGCCAGGGCAGGCACAGGCCTCAGGAAGAAGGATGGCCCTGGTGTCCCCAGAGTCAGTCCTAGGATGCAGGCTCGGCCTCAGGTTAATGGAGGATGGTGTGCTCCCAGGGCCTGCCTCCTGCACAGGGCTTGAAGGAGCCCAGCTCGCGGACACGTACTAAGTGCCTAGGGCTGCCAGCTGTGGCCTGCTCCCTTGGAGAGCAACTAACagaggctgccaggcagagaggccagaagagctgaGGACTGGCCAGGATGGGCAGAGTTATAAGCAAGTGTGTGGAGGCAGGTGCTGCCCTGGCCCTGGTCTTACTCTTCCAGGGGCATTGATCAGAGTCAGCTGGCCTTGACTGCCCTCTCACCACCAGAGAAGCACAGATCCAGGGGCACTGCCCCTGAGCCCACCTGGCCACAACAAGCTGCAGCATTGTGCAGCTGCAGGCTTCTCCCCACCATCCTGCCACCTCTCCACTGTGATGTATGTCCCTTGTCTGTTCCCACAGGAGTGTGAAGTGACTGGGGTTAGCTGGGTGGGTGCAGCTGGAGGAAGGGGCCAGTGCAACTCTCCTCAGGCTTTGGCCTTGCAAGTGAACTCACATATCTGCTCTGTATGTAATAAATGTCTTAACAGTACTTTTGTCTTGAAACTACACCAGTGCACAAGGGTTTTCTGCAGtttattatgaaaagaaatacagGGAGGGATGTGGGAGTGGCTGTCCCTGGACAGACTGGGTCGGGTGGACCTGCACCCACAGCACTATTCCTGCTGCCGAGCTCTGTGAGGATGGTGAAGACCAGCAACCTCCAGGTTGGTAACGCTGACTTTAGTAGCATCTACTCATACAGCCAATGCCCAGCGCTGTCCTCCCAACACAGAAGCTCTTCCTCGTGGAACCAAAGCGCAATCTCTCTGTGAGCGCTTTCCACCGAGTCACTGCCATGAATCACATTCCTGTGCGGGAATGGCAAGTGAGCCAGAGAGGAGGGACGAGGGGTGGCCAGGGAGTTTGGTAGGACTTACTTGCCAACTTCCACGCAGAAATCCCCACGGATAGTGCCAGGCATGGCGTCCCCTGGGTCAGTGGCCCCTATGAGGGCCCGCGAAGCACGCACAACGTCCATCCCTTGCCACACCTGCAGGGGTTACTGTCAGTGTGATAAGCGCTCCCAAGGTCTAGCCCTCCCCTTGCAGGTCATTGGAAACTCACCATGGCCACCACGGGACCAGAGCTCATGTATTTAACTAGTCGGCTGTAGAAAGGTCTCTCGCGCAGCTCCGCATAATGCTCCCGCAACAGCTCTTCGGAGGCCTAGGGGAGGGACAGCTACCAGTACCAGGGCCCCGGCCCTAGACCCGCCCTGGGCCCACTAGCTCCTTTGTCCGCCCATACCTGCACTAGCTTTAGTGCCACCAGCTTGAAGCCCTTTCTCTCAAAGCGACGCACGATCTCGCCCACCAGCCGCCGCTGCACGCCGTCGGGCTTCACTGCCAAGAACGTGCGCTCGTTCACGCCGCTGTAGGCTGCAAGAGTACTGACTTCAGGCACGCCCCACCACGCACCCAGACCGGCCCCAGTCTGCCCTGGTGCTCACCTGCGGGAAAGAGGTTAGCGAGGATGGTCAGCACCAGGCAGATCATGGCGGCGGATGGGGCGGACCAGGAGGCGAGGGGGCGTGGCCTCCCTTAAAGGACCTCCAGGCGCGGGCTCCGCAGTCCCAGCACATTTCAGCCCTGGGCACAGCCTGAGCCTGAGTGTATCAGAACACCAGGCACCCTGCTGCGAACCGCCGCCTTCCCTGCCCCGTCCTGCGGTACCCACGTAATGAAACCACAACACGGGCCACTTCGTGCCTTTATTTCCAGACCAAAGTGCGAGTAAGAGGCCGCCTGAAACCGACAGCCATCATTCATTGGGAGGTGTGTCAGGGCTGTAGGATCTAACTCTCCACCAAAAGGGAGATCTGGCACAGTCAAAGACACTTGTCCATCAAATGACTCAAACGACTTCTCTGCCCGTCCTGGCAGTTAGACTGGGGTTCCCTTGGCCTTCCCTTTGGTCTCCTGTTTTGCAGGGTAGTCCCAGGGATGCACCCGAGTCCTCTCCAGGTTCAGGAGTGGCTCCTGGACACTGGTATCCCCATTTTTCTGTCGTTCAGCAAGGATCATGGCCCGCAGCAGAGGTGGGTAGGGGACAGGGTTCAACCTGTCCTCTGGTTTCGCAGTGAACGCAGTGAAGGCCTCCTCTTCGTGCTTGGGTACCAACCGCCAATCGTGGTACATGACATGCTCGATTTCCCGAGCCTCATCCtcactcttccctggggaaagaaGACAAGCTGACTGCCTGCTGGTTGGATAACCTGCGAACCATAACAAGCTCCAACTAGCACCCAGCCTTACCTTTGAAGGTCAGGATGCCCCAGGCCCTCCCGTGGTCCAAGTTCTGCAGAACAAGAGGAGGAATTATCAACACAGAGCCACTGCCACTAAGTTACGTAGGTAAGGGAGGTATACAGGCCCAGGTGGTTCAGGGTGGGTAGAACCAGCCGGTGTGGTCCAGGGTGGGCAAGATGAAGAAAGTGTAGACAAGAACTGGCAGCACAGGGAGAGAGCGCACCTGCGCCGTGTAGTCGGGCCTCACTCGCGTGAGGCGCCAGTAGCACGGCTCGTCGTGCTGCCATAGCCAGGACTTGCGGGTGACCAGACGGCCCAGGCCAAACAACGGGAGGCGGGCGAGCAGCTGTAGGAGGCGGCTCTCACGGCGCACGTCGGCCCAGGCGCGCACCGGCAGCCGGCGACCTGAGTGTGGCCGGGTCAGAGTCTCGTAGTCTAGGGCGTAGAGCTGCGAGTCTCGCGGCTGGTTCCGCTGCTCGCGCAAGGCGCGTATGCGGCGGGCCAGCTCTGCGATCAGCCGGGGTCTCACTCTCTTCCGCGCCATGCCTGTGTCCTTACACCGCCGGAAACTTGTGCTTCTGGAGCTCTCCCGATCCGGAAGCGGTCGGTGTCCTG from Microtus ochrogaster isolate Prairie Vole_2 chromosome 7, MicOch1.0, whole genome shotgun sequence encodes:
- the Nme3 gene encoding nucleoside diphosphate kinase 3, with amino-acid sequence MICLVLTILANLFPAAYSGVNERTFLAVKPDGVQRRLVGEIVRRFERKGFKLVALKLVQASEELLREHYAELRERPFYSRLVKYMSSGPVVAMVWQGMDVVRASRALIGATDPGDAMPGTIRGDFCVEVGKNVIHGSDSVESAHREIALWFHEEELLCWEDSAGHWLYE
- the Mrps34 gene encoding 28S ribosomal protein S34, mitochondrial, with amino-acid sequence MARKRVRPRLIAELARRIRALREQRNQPRDSQLYALDYETLTRPHSGRRLPVRAWADVRRESRLLQLLARLPLFGLGRLVTRKSWLWQHDEPCYWRLTRVRPDYTAQNLDHGRAWGILTFKGKSEDEAREIEHVMYHDWRLVPKHEEEAFTAFTAKPEDRLNPVPYPPLLRAMILAERQKNGDTSVQEPLLNLERTRVHPWDYPAKQETKGKAKGTPV